The proteins below come from a single Oxyura jamaicensis isolate SHBP4307 breed ruddy duck chromosome 1, BPBGC_Ojam_1.0, whole genome shotgun sequence genomic window:
- the ARFIP2 gene encoding arfaptin-2 isoform X1, which produces MSDGIMSKAATMEIPISSNGDTGSLPEDDGLEQDLQQVMVSGPNLNETSIVSGGYGGTAEGIIPTSTIKAPPFPGCLVQPHSPRGPSVSPSASAASRMASQAGASAGSGLHQPHPSPPVGGEEVVRGIAVEKFDIVKKWGINTYKCTKQLISERFGRGSRTVDLELETQIELLRETKRKYECVLQLARALTNHFYSLVQTQHALGDAFADLSQKSPELQEEFGYNAETQKLLCKNGETLLGAVNFFVSSINTLVNKTMEDTLMTVKQYETARLEYDAYRTDLEELSMGPRDASTLCRLDAAQSQFQSHKDKYEKLRADVAIKLKFLEENKIKVMHKQLLLFHNAISAYFAGNQQQLEQTLKQFNIKLKTPGAEKPSWLEEQ; this is translated from the exons ATGTCGGATGGGATCATGAGCAAGGCCGCCACCATGGAGATCCCCATCAGCAGCAACGGGGACACTGGCAGCCTGCCCGAGGACGACGGCTTAGAGCAG GACCTGCAGCAGGTGATGGTGTCAGGGCCCAATCTCAACGAAACCAGCATCGTGTCTGGCGGCTATGGGGGCACCGCCGAAGGCATCATCCCCACCAGCACGATCAAAG ctcctccatTTCCAGGCTGTCTTGTCCAACCTCACTCACCCCGAGGACCATCCGTCTCCCCCAGTGCATCTGCCGCCAGCAGGATGGCCAGCCAGGCTGGTGCTTCAGCAG GCTCTGGGCTGcaccagccccatcccagcccgCCAGTTGGAGGGGAGGAAGTCGTCCGTGGTATTGCTGTGGAGAAGTTTGACATTGTCAAGAAGTGGGGCATCAACACGTACAAG tgCACCAAGCAGCTCATCTCAGAGAGGTTTGGCCGGGGCTCCCGCACGGTGGACTTGGAGCTGGAGACGCAGATCGAGCTGCTCCGGGAGACAAAGCGCAAGTACGAGTGCGTGCTGCAGCTTGCGCGGGCTCTCACCAACCACTTCTACAGCCTGGTGCAGACACAGCATGCCCTGGGGGATGCCTTTGCGGATCTCAGCCAGAAGTCTCCTGAGCTGCAG GAGGAGTTTGGTTACAATGCGGAGACACAGAAACTGCTCTGCAAGAATGGAGAAACACTACTGGGAGCCGTCAACTTCTTTGTCTCCAGCATCAACACGCTGGTGAACAAGACCATGGAGGACACGCTCATGACGGTCAAGCAGTACGAGACAGCCAG GCTGGAGTATGATGCCTACCGCACAGACCTGGAGGAGTTGAGCATGGGTCCCCGGGACGCCAGCACCCTGTGCCGGCTGGATGCAGCCCAGAGCCAGTTTCAGAGCCACAAGGACAAGTATGAAAAGCTGCGTGCTGATGTGGCCATCAAGCTCAAGTTCTTGGAGGAGAACAAG ATCAAGGTGATGCACAAGCAGCTTCTGCTCTTTCACAACGCCATCTCTGCCTACTTTGCTGGGAACCAGCAGCAGTTGGAGCAGACCCTCAAGCAGTTCAACATCAAGCTGAAGACCCCTGGTGCTGAGAAGCCCtcctggctggaggagcagtGA
- the ARFIP2 gene encoding arfaptin-2 isoform X2 yields MSDGIMSKAATMEIPISSNGDTGSLPEDDGLEQDLQQVMVSGPNLNETSIVSGGYGGTAEGIIPTSTIKGSGLHQPHPSPPVGGEEVVRGIAVEKFDIVKKWGINTYKCTKQLISERFGRGSRTVDLELETQIELLRETKRKYECVLQLARALTNHFYSLVQTQHALGDAFADLSQKSPELQEEFGYNAETQKLLCKNGETLLGAVNFFVSSINTLVNKTMEDTLMTVKQYETARLEYDAYRTDLEELSMGPRDASTLCRLDAAQSQFQSHKDKYEKLRADVAIKLKFLEENKIKVMHKQLLLFHNAISAYFAGNQQQLEQTLKQFNIKLKTPGAEKPSWLEEQ; encoded by the exons ATGTCGGATGGGATCATGAGCAAGGCCGCCACCATGGAGATCCCCATCAGCAGCAACGGGGACACTGGCAGCCTGCCCGAGGACGACGGCTTAGAGCAG GACCTGCAGCAGGTGATGGTGTCAGGGCCCAATCTCAACGAAACCAGCATCGTGTCTGGCGGCTATGGGGGCACCGCCGAAGGCATCATCCCCACCAGCACGATCAAAG GCTCTGGGCTGcaccagccccatcccagcccgCCAGTTGGAGGGGAGGAAGTCGTCCGTGGTATTGCTGTGGAGAAGTTTGACATTGTCAAGAAGTGGGGCATCAACACGTACAAG tgCACCAAGCAGCTCATCTCAGAGAGGTTTGGCCGGGGCTCCCGCACGGTGGACTTGGAGCTGGAGACGCAGATCGAGCTGCTCCGGGAGACAAAGCGCAAGTACGAGTGCGTGCTGCAGCTTGCGCGGGCTCTCACCAACCACTTCTACAGCCTGGTGCAGACACAGCATGCCCTGGGGGATGCCTTTGCGGATCTCAGCCAGAAGTCTCCTGAGCTGCAG GAGGAGTTTGGTTACAATGCGGAGACACAGAAACTGCTCTGCAAGAATGGAGAAACACTACTGGGAGCCGTCAACTTCTTTGTCTCCAGCATCAACACGCTGGTGAACAAGACCATGGAGGACACGCTCATGACGGTCAAGCAGTACGAGACAGCCAG GCTGGAGTATGATGCCTACCGCACAGACCTGGAGGAGTTGAGCATGGGTCCCCGGGACGCCAGCACCCTGTGCCGGCTGGATGCAGCCCAGAGCCAGTTTCAGAGCCACAAGGACAAGTATGAAAAGCTGCGTGCTGATGTGGCCATCAAGCTCAAGTTCTTGGAGGAGAACAAG ATCAAGGTGATGCACAAGCAGCTTCTGCTCTTTCACAACGCCATCTCTGCCTACTTTGCTGGGAACCAGCAGCAGTTGGAGCAGACCCTCAAGCAGTTCAACATCAAGCTGAAGACCCCTGGTGCTGAGAAGCCCtcctggctggaggagcagtGA
- the ARFIP2 gene encoding arfaptin-2 isoform X3, which translates to MSDGIMSKAATMEIPISSNGDTGSLPEDDGLEQDLQQVMVSGPNLNETSIVSGGYGGTAEGIIPTSTIKAPPFPGCLVQPHSPRGPSVSPSASAASRMASQAGASAGSGLHQPHPSPPVGGEEVVRGIAVEKFDIVKKWGINTYKCTKQLISERFGRGSRTVDLELETQIELLRETKRKYECVLQLARALTNHFYSLVQTQHALGDAFADLSQKSPELQEEFGYNAETQKLLCKNGETLLGAVNFFVSSINTLVNKTMEDTLMTVKQYETARLEYDAYRTDLEELSMGPRDASTLCRLDAAQSQFQSHKDKSR; encoded by the exons ATGTCGGATGGGATCATGAGCAAGGCCGCCACCATGGAGATCCCCATCAGCAGCAACGGGGACACTGGCAGCCTGCCCGAGGACGACGGCTTAGAGCAG GACCTGCAGCAGGTGATGGTGTCAGGGCCCAATCTCAACGAAACCAGCATCGTGTCTGGCGGCTATGGGGGCACCGCCGAAGGCATCATCCCCACCAGCACGATCAAAG ctcctccatTTCCAGGCTGTCTTGTCCAACCTCACTCACCCCGAGGACCATCCGTCTCCCCCAGTGCATCTGCCGCCAGCAGGATGGCCAGCCAGGCTGGTGCTTCAGCAG GCTCTGGGCTGcaccagccccatcccagcccgCCAGTTGGAGGGGAGGAAGTCGTCCGTGGTATTGCTGTGGAGAAGTTTGACATTGTCAAGAAGTGGGGCATCAACACGTACAAG tgCACCAAGCAGCTCATCTCAGAGAGGTTTGGCCGGGGCTCCCGCACGGTGGACTTGGAGCTGGAGACGCAGATCGAGCTGCTCCGGGAGACAAAGCGCAAGTACGAGTGCGTGCTGCAGCTTGCGCGGGCTCTCACCAACCACTTCTACAGCCTGGTGCAGACACAGCATGCCCTGGGGGATGCCTTTGCGGATCTCAGCCAGAAGTCTCCTGAGCTGCAG GAGGAGTTTGGTTACAATGCGGAGACACAGAAACTGCTCTGCAAGAATGGAGAAACACTACTGGGAGCCGTCAACTTCTTTGTCTCCAGCATCAACACGCTGGTGAACAAGACCATGGAGGACACGCTCATGACGGTCAAGCAGTACGAGACAGCCAG GCTGGAGTATGATGCCTACCGCACAGACCTGGAGGAGTTGAGCATGGGTCCCCGGGACGCCAGCACCCTGTGCCGGCTGGATGCAGCCCAGAGCCAGTTTCAGAGCCACAAGGACAA ATCAAGGTGA
- the TIMM10B gene encoding mitochondrial import inner membrane translocase subunit Tim10 B, protein MEPAAEQQQQLRSLRDFLLVYNRMTELCFRRCVSDLNHRLLTRREELCLDRCAGKLVRSNHRLMTAYVALMPTIVQRRAADYEASAARAQEGPAAPAVPDASTDASPPAPAAAAGGGASPGPSGAST, encoded by the exons ATGGAGCCGGCggccgagcagcagcagcagctccgcagc CTGCGGGACTTCCTCCTGGTGTACAACCGCATGACCGAGCTCTGCTTCCGCCGCTGCGTCTCCGACCTCAACCACCGGCTGCTGACGCGGCGCGAG GAGCTGTGCCTGGACCGCTGCGCCGGGAAGCTGGTGCGCTCCAACCACCGCCTCATGACCGCCTACGTGGCCCTGATGCCGACCATCGTGCAGCGCCGCGCCGCCGACTACGAGGCCAGCGCGGCCCGGGCACAGGAGGGACCGGCGGCGCCCGCGGTTCCCGACGCCTCCACTGACGCCTCTCCTCCCGCACCGGCGGCTGCGGCCGGCGGCGGAGCCTCGCCTGGGCCTTCGGGTGCCAGCACGTAG